One Aptenodytes patagonicus chromosome 7, bAptPat1.pri.cur, whole genome shotgun sequence genomic window, cagaaaacagaactttCCAACTCAGTTGCAAAGGAGACAAAAGGAAAGTTTGAAATAAGGAGTTCAGGTTAAACGTAGGGCATAAGGAAATGCAGAGGTAGAAGCTGTGACTAGCACTGGATAGGCAACAAAACTGTATCATGCAGGAAAACAGATTGGGATTGTATAAATTAAGAAACTAGAAACTAGGAGTTGATACTGGAAGGTAAGGAGAGAACTAGGAGAAAGCAAAAACCAGTTAATCATGCCACAAAACAGTGGCTTGGGGAGAACAGATAAGAGAAAGGGGAAATGTATCTGCTGTGTGAAGAACAGAAATGGGACAGATCAATAGAACTGGGATATAAACCCAAATATATCGGGGAACTctgtgaagaaattaaattaggATGTGGAATTATGAGAGGGAGATGAGGATTGGGATGCTATCCAAGGTGTAATGAAGGGAAAGAGATGAAGAATCAGGAATTATAAATGGTGTTGGCTGGTAATGACAGTGAAAAGTGGATGACAGTGAAAAAAGTGAACAGCAAAGAGAGTTGGGACAAGCTGAGAAAGCTTGGAGATGAGAAAGCTAGGATGAGGATTGTAAAGTAAGATTGTTAATGGATAAGCAAGACCTAGTGATTTGGGAGGTAACACCAGGagtgaataaaaaataaaaagttgcagATGGTTATGTAGCTGGAATTACACTTGGGAAAGAGAGGCAGAAGTCTGTGCCTACGAAAAACACAATCCCCTCTACAACTTGCAAGGAAGCGCAGGAAATCTTAGTCCCTTGACTGAGTTTCCTGACTGTCAGAAAAGGTCTTCTAGTGCTGGCCTACAGAACGACAAACTCCTACTGCTACCAGTCACTCTGTTAGGCCAAGCGCCACGTATCTGCAGTGGACCAGTGCTTTATGACCCACGTGGACTTCAGTGCAATGGAATTTATGTTTTTTCAAATTGCTTAAAAGGGATATCTAGAAAATTGCACATACAAAGAAAGACTATTTTAAGCAAGTCAGGAAATGCTGAATTAAGATTGATCACACTTTTTCCATAAGATCACCACCTTTTTTTCTGTAGAGAATGAGCCTGCTGTGGGAACAAGGACTGCAGTAAAACAGACTATTTGGAGAATCACAATTTAGCTGTTCAGAACTTGAATAGTATACAGCCATGGATACCGGAAGAAAAAAGGCACTATAACAGTTAAAGTTGTTTGATACTGCCCAAAGGAAATCAGATCCTCTCTCTGCCATAAATAGAGGTTATGAGGCCAGTCCACACAGCTTGAAACAATCTTTTTTCACACATTATCATTAGTCATAGAGTCTATATTCATTTTTGTTGGTCTCATTGAGGAGATATTACACATGGTAAatctaaaaatcagaaaaaaaattggctggTGTATATGTAGCACAACGCGTGCTACTTAAGGAACGTGGGGAAAACAAATCGGGACGCGATTAACTGAACTAACATATCGCCCCCGGGTGTACCTGCTGGGCCAGGCAGGGCTCGCTACAAGAAGTAACGTGAGGTGATCCCCTCGGCGGCTGCACCGCCACCCGCGGAGGGAGCTGCCCAAGCGGGCACTTCTCACCTCCAGAGTCAAACAAACCTGACATtgaacttttcttccttccctcctgtcGAGCACGGGGGCCTCCCCGCCCCGTGCACGGGCAGTCCCAAATGTTTGTTCCAGACATACCAACCCGGAGccacggggaggggaggggaggggaggggaagggggccgagccgagccggcaGAAGCGACCTTACAAGAGAAGACCCGAGGGAAGTCTTCGGCCGGCTGCggagggcagcggcggcgccCGGGGCTTTCCCGCGCCCTCCCCTCGCCCTCTCCTCAGcccgggcggggccgccccccaggccccgcggcctcccccgcccgccggctCCGCTCCGCGGGACGGGCACTCACCAccgaggaagagaaggaggcgGCGGCTGAGGCGATCCAAGGGGCACCGGCTCTCCGCGGCAGCTGGACGGGAGGGGAAGCACAGACCAGCCCGGTTCCTCAGGGCTCCCGACCGCCCCCGGGCCCTCCCCCGCGGGTCCGGCtagcacccacccagcccccgccgcggcgccATCGGCTACTCCCCGCTCGGGACCGCCCCACCACGGGGCCCCGGGGCCAGGTGGGCCGCGAtccccctccgccgcccgcgccgcgacCCCCCCGAGCCGCGGGAGCCGCtgcgggcgggagccgccgcctcACCCTCAGCGCcacgcgccgccgcccgccccaaGCGCcacgcgccgccgccgccgccatcccgcCGAGGATCGCTGCACCGCGGAACCCCGAcggcgcccctcgccccgccccgccccgcccgcccgagGCACGGCCCCCGCACGCTCATTGGCCTCCCGCGCACCGGCCtcgcccgctccgcgcccccctCCGGCGGGGCCCTCGCGGCCCGCAGCCAATCGCCGTCAGCAAGCCCGTcgcccccgccccccgctccccccgccccccgtgccGGGCCGTGGATTGGCCGCGAGAGCTAAGCCGCCCACTGACCGTCAGAGCCCGGATTGGCCGAGCGCCGCCCCGCGGCGACGCCTCCTGGCGGTGGCGGCGAGAGCGACACGTGGGGTTCgggggggtggtttgtttttcctctccctctcggGCCCGGCCGCGAGGGCGGGGTCACGTGCCGGGAGGGGGGTCCCGCGAGCAGCGGCGACGCGTCACGTGAGGCGGGCAAAATGGCGGCTCCCGCGGACGGTAAGGCGCGAGGGCCGGGCGGCGCCGCTCCGGTCCGCTCCGCTCCGTCCCGCCGGCGGGGCCTGGGCGGTGCCTCACCCCCTCTCTGTTGCAGGCGCCGACCTGGAGGCCTCGCTGCTGAGCTTCGAGAAGCTGGACCGCGCCTCCCCGGACCTGTGGCCCGAGCAGCGTAAGTCCGGCGGGCCCGCGGCCGTCTGTCGCCCGGGGCGGGGAGctcgccccgccgcggcgcggccctTGGGCAGCTGcgcgggccgggctgggcccgcGGGGGCCGGGCGAGGGGGCGTTGGGGTGCTGCTCACTCCCCGCTGCCCTTCGTTTTCTCTTCCCAGTGCCCGGGGTTGCTGAGTTCGCCGCCTCCTTCAAAAGCGTGAGTGACCGCTGCTTTGCCTTTCGCGTTTCCCCCTTCCCGTGTGGCGGTAGATCCGCTGTTTCCTCTTGCGGGCTTTACACCTTTGTTCTGTAAAGCGTATCTCAGTTATTACTTCAATATATGCTGGCATAATCCTTTTgttttcaatctctttttttcccaatacaTATGCAACTTACTGTGAATGAGAATTACACCTTGGAAGAAATAGAAGGTTTTAAACTTTAGGAAATCCCGCTTTTCGTACTGACTTTGGCTTGTGGGTGCTAGTGTGCCGTTTTTACTCTAAAAAGTCCAGGGAAGGCTAGAAAACAAGattaaacataaaaatacctCGAAGAACACCTGGAACGTTCATATTTTTGCTGTCAGTGTAACTAGTTTTCAATAAGAGATCAGACTTCTTTGTATAATTCTAAAAATGCACTTGTCTGAGcgtgaactttttctttttccaaaacagCCTATTACAAGTTCTCCTCCCAAGTGGATGGCTGAATTAGAAAATGATGATATCGATATGTTAAAGGGTGAGTATGGACATTGTGGGTAGGAATTAAGGTTGCCAAGGCAGATGGGAATTCAGTACTTACTTAAGAGGCTTAAAACACTTGTTCTTTAAATGTTCTGGAGGTGGCCCAGCGGCCTCAGATCTCTAGCCCTCACATTTGCAGAATCTCCACCTCAGGAGTCTCTTTATCTTGTTAATGATACACGTTTTTCATTAATCTGGTTATCTCCAAGAAAATATTCAGATGTCAGTGGCAGGCTGATTTTTCAAAACAAGCATGCAAGAACTAGTTGAAGCAGTATAACGTTACATGTATTTCAGTTACCTCGCTTACCAATCTCACTGCATAAGTATAGTGGGTGTCTCCTCTGTTTTGAGAAGTGGCATGAATTTTTTTGATGGGCCTCAGCTGATCAAACTTGGTGAGCAGCTTAGACTTGTTGAGTGACTTGTTCAGAGATGCTCTATGCATGTGTCTTCACTCACAGGTCCAAGATCTCTAAGCGAATGGTAAGGCTGTATGAGCAAGTTACGGAAGGGGTAGCTAGCATGTAGATTTGCTGCATGTTATAGCTATTAGTTTGTAGTAAACATCGTTGAACATGCTCTGCCTAGTGTGAATTCCAGATAAACTGTTCTAAAGTGAAAGTGGGACAAATTAATTTCAACTTGCTGCAAGAAATGTGCTTAAACACACATTATTAGTGTATAGTAAGTCCATTCCCTTGCATACTCTTTTGTAGCTTGTTCACATAGCAATGTGAACTTACAAGAAGTTCCAAAATATGGGGCAAGTTGCTCATTGCAGTGGTGGCAGATTACAGTATGAACCAGATCCGTAGCTGTCTTTTTCAGTAGAGAAAGCTGGTCTTTTCTCAGTATGTTAAGATCAGGGGTGGCATCAGCTTGAATTTCAAACATACTCTGTTCACTGGAAATAGATCTTTTCGGAAGTATGACTTGAAAGTGCTCTGTGAAGTAGTAAACGGGTAAACTGTCACTAGAGGGCTATAGACAGTGTTAAAAttcacacttttctctcttcttagaGTTGGGGAGCCTCACTACAGCTAACCTGATGGAAAAAGTTCGTGGCCTGCAGAACCTGGCTTATCAGCTGGGACTGGATGAATGTAAGTGCTGTACGCAGATGTGACTGCATTGCAAATCTTCCCATTAGAGCGTGCACTCATGGTACATCTGTAGCTAGAAAAGTGTCTTGGCAGATTTGGCAAGTGTCTGAGTCACAGTTAGTGACCTTCTAAAACAGGATGAGAGAGCGAGCTTACATCTCCAACTTACAGCCGACCTGCATGGGGGAAACTTCTTAGCAGAAATAACAAGAGGTCATATGTCAAATCTGGTATTGTCTAGTGGCACATAGACTTCTGTTCCTGACTTAACGTTGCCTTCGATAAGTCACTTTGCTTGATTTCCCACTCAGATACTAAAGCTATTTCTCAGAATACTTGTGGCAGTACTTCTGTCAAACTTCATGCACTGCCTCCACAGTGAAACTTTCATTTGTGTATGGGATTCTTCTATCACTTAGTGTTCatactgttttctgcttctgtagcTGTTTTTTTCTACACTCAATTGTGGCAGGAGGTGATGTCATTGAGTACTAAAGTTGACCTTCGTCCCACTTACGAACAGCCAATTTTTATCAGTTTTTTGAAGAAGGAGCTGCTTTCATCATTGCATTTAGGACTCTGTTACCAGATCGATCCAGCTTTGAGGATTTCGGGAGtattgtgtttcttttaaatgctaCCTGTATGtactgacactttttttttctccctgcttaaTTTTGGTCTAGCATAGACCTTGGTTGCAGTTACTCTTGGGCTACACAAAGCACCAAAAGTTTATAAGCTTACAGGTCTTTCACCTTCCTTTCAGTGGATAACAAAAAGCAGTAATAGACCTTGAGAGTCTTCTTGACTGTAAACCTAGGATATCCTAATGCTTTCTTATTAACAGATCATTAAGCCTATTTTAACACACTCCCTGcaagtttattttactttcagtGCTAATGTCTGTTAAGACTGTGTGAAGCATTTAGTGGAGTAGAAGTTAAAGTATAACAATAAAACTGAGTCAAATACAAAGATTGGCTGATGATTGGCTTTCTCAGTTAAGCAGTAGGCTTAAATGTCAGGCAGCTTTGTCCTGCTAAATGGAGTTTAAGCAGAGCCTGAGTTACATTAAAGTTAACAAGGTTGTTGTTTCCTTAGCAATATTTGTTGCAtgcatttccatttatttttactgagaaCAAATAAATACGGAAAGAAGACAAAGTGAGCGAACAATGAAATATCTGAGGTCCAACAGTCATAACCTTTAGTCTATAGTAACTGGAATCTTGAATTTTCAAGCTTTACGAAAGCTCTCCATGTTTGTAACTTCTTGTCACTGAAGTCTTATTTTCCTTTAGGCTATAAGACATTGAATGCTTTGTGTGTCATAATATACATTTACCTTaggaaaattttcacagaaaattagaTGCGGAGTTTGAACAGAGCTTCTCAGGACTGTTTTTCCTAATATTGTCTTTAAGTTCTTTTCTCTTACAGACTTAGATAAGTgagagaacaagaagaaaaatccaaaagATCTGTTCGTTAAAGTTAAGGGACTTGTGGTTTTGGTCCAGAGGTGTTGGATTTGATTATATCTTTGTGGATTGAAATTTAATAGTCCCCTTTTGATTTGACTGTTAATTGGAACTGGCTATCAAAAACAAGATTAAAACCGCTGCTGACCAGTCTCCTCTAGATGGCAGCATGAGGCTTCCCGTAGAGGTCTTgctatttttttataaaactgtACCGTTTCGGTCATGATTTGAAGTTCTTCTTCCCAAGATTGTTTTTTGTGACATATTTCCTGTTCTGAATGTGCACTgtctttttttacagtattttcaaatgttttatctGTATTGAGTGCGAGAAACAATTCTGCTTCGTTGCATTAGCAACTTTTCCTTCCAACTCTCCTCTTCTACATCCCATCTCAAATCCTTTATATTTTCAAAGACTTCTGTTTTCATCCGAGTTACTGATAAAATGCTGTGCAGGACCAGAGTGATTCCTGCAGTACTCCGTGACAAATGTACCTATTGAGTGACTTTGTAGTTATGTTGTGAGGTCTGTTACTGAACCAGTTCACAGCACATTTCATGTTAATTTTGCATTAGAATTCATTAGGCAAAGTGACATGTGGGACTGGGTACTCTTCAAAAAGTTTATTCATCAAGGTACTATTGCAACACTAAAATTGAAATCTGAGCAATTGATTTGACATGATGTATTTTGATAAATTACTGAATTACATGCCTTGTTTCTTAAATTCATATGAACTGTCGTACTATTTTGTCTATATAAGCAGGCTTTCTTGACAAATTTGGAACAAATGTATTGAATGCTTTGTCCATCTTTGCTGCTTTCATCTAGGAATGGTTGAATACTATTATCTGGATTCCACATTTTTCTTATATATAATTCCTGCTGTCCCTAACTTTTTGGCCAAGGATTTCTCAGTTCCTCTTTTGGTTGCTTGCTTCTCACAGATTTCTGTTCTTTACAACTAactttctcccctctttttcccaTAGGGTTACCTTTACTTTCTGTAACCCTGGCTGTTTTGTTGAATGCCCCATGGCTGTGAATCAAATTAAATTGTTAACGTAtatcttacattttctttccagcttgTTTGACAGCTGTTTTGATTTCCAGTTGTCCTCCACTTTTAAAGTAGCCAGTTTCACAGTCACTGCTGTTTCACTGGTCTGCACTTTAAGCTGCATATTCTTATGTGATTTAAATGATTATATCTTAATTAGTGCAGAGTTCTGTGAAAGTTTTTCTTTATCAGATGAAACTGAATAGACTTGCCTTGCTTGGATTGTAAGAGTAAGTTTAAGAAACAGTCGACTAGAAACTTCAGAGGTGACTTTTACTGTTAGAGGTCTGAGATACAGTGGATGTCATTCAGACTGGAATAATGCTAACAGAGCTTCCTCCGGTATTTTATATGGGCATCTGAGGAGTCAGGCTTCTTACCCTCTGTTACGATTTCTGTGCAGTATAGCACATACCTGTTTAGCCTGCAGTAGCTTTATCTGATAACACATCAGTCTCTGAGCATGTGGGATGATAATGTCAAAGGAGACCTTTGACAACTGGACTGATTAATGCTATTTTTGATAATGCTGGTTCCCTCCTCCTTGTCTGAGGGTTCAGTTACTTCTTTCTGAATAAGGTAACCATGGATCTGTCCAACCATGTATCTGATTCTTCTAGCTTCAGTAGTACCTCATACATTTAGCTCCTGCTCAGGCAAGATAAGTTGCTTATATTTGGTGTTGTTTTACCTTTGTAGTTTAAAAAGACTTCTGTTTGGCAGATATTTTGCAActttgtcataatttttttttttaaccaaatggaTAAGCGAGCaccttgctttttcaaaaaatgtatttctgactGCTGGCTGCATGATCTCCTCTACTTGCATTTCCCTTTTACTAAGATGCAGGCCATTAAACTGCCAATAAAAGATGGGCTATCTTTCATAAATCAGAATTTCTTATTTGCACCATTTAATTTGCTGATGACTTATGTTGAAGATCTTGCTTGTGGACCAGAAAGGGTCTCCAGGGTGATCATGGGGAATCTCTTCTTCAGCTCTCCTTCTAGCATGCTAGTAGGCGGATTCTTGCTCACTCATGTCTGTTCCTTGCAGAATATTCTTCCCTTCCTTAGCACAGAAGTCACCTAAAGGATAGCTTTCCTTGAATGATGCAGGATTTTTGTAGCGTGAACcaatgtgttttttaatttttactctcTTAAAGGATAGGCTATCCTTAGGTCTCTGGTTTGTGTGTTTATTCTTTACTACAAGGTGGTTCTGGAGTTCTCCAGCAGCTTCCAGGCTCAGGACCTCGTATCAGtaataataaaatcttttaaaataaattatttttcaacacCTCTTCTGAGGTCTCAGCTTGTGTTTCCTTGC contains:
- the LIN52 gene encoding protein lin-52 homolog isoform X2; translated protein: MAAPADGADLEASLLSFEKLDRASPDLWPEQLPGVAEFAASFKSPITSSPPKWMAELENDDIDMLKELGSLTTANLMEKVRGLQNLAYQLGLDESREMTRGKFLNILEKPKK
- the LIN52 gene encoding protein lin-52 homolog isoform X1 gives rise to the protein MAAPADGADLEASLLSFEKLDRASPDLWPEQLPGVAEFAASFKSPITSSPPKWMAELENDDIDMLKELGSLTTANLMEKVRGLQNLAYQLGLDECDPIGCLNGMIDQEGHSTRVSRSSSVTLSQEECVRMFFMRNYRYL